DNA from Leptospira harrisiae:
GGATATAATAATAAAAATGCTAACTCAGGAAACTCTGAAAAAAGGAACGAATATGAGATTCCAGTTAAACAAAATATACAAAGAATATGAAATTGTAAAATAAACTTTGATGAGCGATAGTTCTTTAGTAGAAGAAAGAAAAAACACGGAATTAAAAAGGGGATAAATCTAAATATATCCGGATCCCAATAATAACGCCCTAATTTATAATAATTAACAGCTAGGGAATTAAAAAAGGAAGCAACCCCTATCCAATAAGCAAGCCAGCCCAACAATCTAATATCATATCTTTCAATATCAATTTTCCGATTAAAAACTAGTTTGATAGATATCGATAAAATCGAGAGGTTAAAAATTGTTTGATAAAATGTTTTAATATGTAACTGCGTTTGCGAAACAAAGATTAAAGTTCTTCCAAAAACTAAAAAAAGAATAAGAACAAAAAGATTCTTTATTACAAAATTCATTTTCGTTGTAGTATAAGGGAATCAAAATGGGTAATTTTCCTTCTTTCCCTATTCCAATTGCTGTTTAAACGTAAATCAAAATTAATATTAAATTTCTTTTCCCAAATCTCTTGCGGAAATTCGTAATTTACAAGTTTATTATCCTGCCAGTAAAGATACAATATTCTCTTAAATCGGCTTTCTAAAACTATTTGTTCAACTTGCTCCCAATCTTTTTGTGAATAAATGGTGATCTGGGGATACTCTAAATAAGTAATTCCCATCAGATAAGATGTAGAAAGCCCTCGATGAACTATCAAATCCGGATTAATTTGAGAAATTGCATTCGAGTATTCCTGAGATATTTTTGCAGCTCCACTCCAATGTTTAATTGCGCGCAGATTGGATTTGTAACTAAAATACAGAACAGTAAGACCCAAAAAAACAAATGTCAAACTCGCTATTTTCGAATTTAAAAAAGACTTCTCTGCGTTATAGTTTTTAAAAATCCAGAGGAAAAAACCTATAGATATCAAATACACACCACTTTCATAATAACGCAATCCTAGAATATCAACGCCAGCTCGATAAGGTGAAATAAATGGAAGCAAAAGTATAAAAAAATATCCTGCGATCAAATATTCATTTAACTTCTCACTTTTCGATTTTAGAAAATAATAAAATACAAAAGGACTAACAAATAAGAAAGCAAATGGATAAGCTTTGAAAAGACCTATTTTATATTCAGACCCCCAGAGATCTGCAACCCAATTATTTAGATAACCAGAAAGCTTTAAAATAGCCGTATCTTGAAGTGTATTCCAACCTCTCATGCCCATGATATGACCATATATGCTCATATTCCAATAAGAAAAGGCTAACGTACTCAAGAAAGAAACAACGCCAATACTAAACAATATTCTAAAATTTTTACCAGATTTTATATTCTTTATAAAATTTATAAAGAATAATATAAGTAAGGCCAAAGTAGATTCAGGTCTTAATTGAAAATTAAGCGACAGGCAAACACCCGATAAAAAAACAAAAAAGTATAAACTGAAATTGTCAGCAGCGAAACATCGTCTGTAAAATAATAGCGATAAAATCAATAAAGCGTTTGTTAATGTAAGTTCGGAATAATCTAATGAAGATAAAAATACTGGAGTGAAAAAGTGAATAAATAAAGTCGCACATCCACTTTGGCTAACCGATAAACCTAGATTTTTAAATAACAAGAAAAGAAAAACGACATTCATTAAGAAAAAACATATAGGGAAATAAGTAACAAAAGAAAACGAGGTAACTTTTGCCAGAATTGCATGAAGAACTGGCATTAAAATTGGATATTGAAAAAAACATGTATTGTTTGATGTAAAAAAAGCCCAGGGGTAACCTAACGGGATGCTTTCCGGAAGAAAGCCCTTTGTTCCGGCGGGAAAAAAGCATTGAAGGGAATATTGCGAAAAACCTTCTTTATAAAAAGCAAAAGTTTGGTAGTATTTGATTTGTGGATCGCTACCGATTGCCACGTTAGGTTGATTCCACCTGTATTTATAATATACAGGAATCATAGCTAAAAGAAAAAAAACTATGAATAAAATACTTACTTGAAGGCGAATTCTCATTCTAATAAACAGTTAATCTCTTTTTAAGATGTGAGCTGCAAGTGCATTGATTCCAAATAAAAAAACGACAAGACCCGAAGTAGAAATTACAATTAGCTCCCTCTCAAAATTTAAAAATTGAAACTTACCGGCACTCCACTTCCACAACAAATAAATGAACATAGCTGCCACTAAGGCAAACCCAGATACTAAAACAAAAAAAAGTCTATCCTCGCTCCAATTTAGTATTCTAGAGTAAACTCCCTCCACCATACTTTGTTTAGTTGCAATCTGAAGACCAATGTTCCAAATGCTAATCCCAATGATTGCTGCAAAAGAAAGTAAAACAAGAGAATGTATTCCATATATTCTGAAGCCGTAAAACTCCCATATACCGCCAATAAACAATCCGCAAACTAATTGACTAAAAGCCAAAAGCAATACGATAAAGCCTGTCTTCTGAAAAAAATAAGGTGCATAAAATAGAATTCTAAGTAAATGCCTCATCCCATCTCGCCATGTTTTTAAATGAGGTGTTCTCCCTGGTTTATCAGGATAGAGAGAAACAGGTTCATGTTCCATCTTAGCACCTTGTCTCAATGCTTTGATCAACATTTCAGAGGCAAACTCCATCCCTTTACTGCGAACATCCCAACTCAGATAACTACTCTTTTTGAAGCAGCGAAATCCGGAATTACTATCACGAATTTTAAATTCCTTAGCATATAAGCGATTAATAATCCAATTAATTACTGGTGTGCCGAGATACCTATGTAGAAGTGGCATAGCACCTTTATGAATAGTGCCATCTAATCGAGACCCTATTACCATATCCGCACCGCTTGAAATTAACTTTAAAATTAACTTTGGCGATTCTAAAAAATCATAAGTGTCATCCGCATCGGCAAATACAATAATTTCACCTTTTGCATTACGGATTCCTGAATCTAGAGCGGCACCATACCCTTTTACGGGACAACTTTCTACTCTGGCTCCCAAACTCTTTGCAAATTCCTGAGAGCCATCGTCACTCCCGTTATCTGATACCAAAATTTCTAATTCAAGTTTGTCTTTGAGTTCTTCTTTTACAGATTTACATTTTTCAAGAACAAAGGGTAAGGTTTTTCGTTCATTTAAACAAGGTATAACAATTGTAACTACTGGCTTTTCCATATATAACTAAATCACACAATCTAAATCTTTTTTAATACAAGAATCATACTTTGACCAAATGGCAATGGCAAATAATCCAACCATGCAATAAACGGAATGAGACTATTCATAATTAGAGCATCTTGTTTTTTGATTGCCTTTTGATTCAAAAGCTTCATTTTAACGAGCCAACCTATCGCTCCAATTGGATTGAAATATGATTTTTCTAACCATTTCACTCTAAAACCTTTTTCTAATGAATTTTCCCATCTCTTTATATCTTTTCGTGAATACCGTCGGAAGTGACCAATTTTTTTATCAAAGGATGAATATAGTATTGGAAGTGCAGGAACCACTGATACGAAAAAACCACCCTTCTTCAATAATTTTAAAGAATGATTTAAAACAGCTGTATCATCGGGTATATGTTCCATTACGTTTGATGAGTATATACAATCATACTGATTCCAATTTTTTACAGAGAAAATGTTTTGGCCAACCTTCTGAATATTTAAATTCGATTTGAAGCGCTTTTTTAAAATTGAATAATTTTCCTTTGATAAGTCATACACCTCAACAGGAAAATTCTCAGATACGATTGATGCGATTGTTCCGGTTCCGGCGCCAATCTCTAGATTTCTCTGACCCAAATAATCTAAAATTTTACTTGTAATCCAACGATTGTAAGTTTCTGCTTCTTCTATCGTTTCAAGAGTCTCAATTCCTTCGCCTTCAAGCGAATAACTAAAGTCATTTGAAACAAAAGAATCTTGTTTTCTTAAAAAAACAAATTGATCATAGGTGACAAAGTTGATCAAAATTACGAATCCGATGCTAACAAAAGATGAAGACAACCATCCGAAACCAACAAATATCATAATCGCAAAAATTATAATGCGTATCAAAATACTCCAAAATGAGACAATATGGAATTGAATAAGTTTCGGGAAAAAATCTTCCCACCCCTCCAACCAGGTAATAAATTTATGCAGAGGATATGAAAATAGCAGAGCTAATTCTAGTGCAAAAAGATTCCCAAGATTTTTTTGCCAAAACCCTTCACTAAAAAATATATATGTAAATATCCATCGAGCCATCCAAGCATTGATCCAGAAAACAAGGACGCCAACCAATAGATACCGATAATGTCTACCTTCAAATAATGAAAATAACCGTTTCCACATTTTAGAATAAAATATTACAACCAGTTTGCGGATTTAGGTATATATGCTTCAGGCATTGTTTTCTTAAAGAAATTAATCTTAGACGCAAACAAATTAAAATAAAATATATGCCTTAGAGCAGCAATCCCATCCTTCCATGTTATTTTTTTTCCTTCTAAGTAATTTCTAGGATAATAGGAAATTGGAAATTCTTGAACGCGAATTTTCAACCTAGCTAGCTTTGCGGTAATTTCAGGCTCAAAACCAAAACGGTTGGATTCCAGATTAATGTTTTGTATGATATCTGATCGGAACACTTTGTAACAAGTTTCCATATCGGTCAAATAAAGACCGCTTAGAAAATTAGATAAAATCGTCAGAAAGCGATTCACTAGATAGTGAAATGTTCGATGGACTTGTCTTCCATCTTTTTTGAATCTAGACCCAAAAACTACATCAGCCTTGTTTATCAAAATAGGATTTACTAACATAGCTATCTCATCCATGTCGTATTCGAAATCGGCATCTTGCACAAGAATGATATCTCCACTTGCTTCATGGATACCTCTGCGAAGAGCCGCACCTTTTCCTTGATTTTCAGTTTGCTGTAGTATTTTTACATGTCGAGTTTGGAAGGAGAAATTCTCAAGAATTGAAAATGAATGGTCTTTCGAACAATCATCGACAAACACAAGCTCCTTTTCAGAAGGGAGAATGAGTTTATCAATACGTGCTAAAAACTCTTCTAGGTGAGAGGCTTCGTTGTAGATCGGAATGATGAGGGAAATAAGTAATTTTGGTGTGCCGGTTGCTTTCTTTTTTGCCTTCGGAAGTGCCATGCGGATATAAGACCATATCGTATCCGCAGGGCAAGCGAATATTCAAAAAATGGGCTGATTAAAATTTGAGAAGAGAGTGGGCCAACCACAATGAATTCGTTTTTCTGAAAACCTAACGCAAATTGGAGGGGAATGGATCATAGCCCAAAATACAAAGATTCTAAAATCTAAGCCAGCCTATAGGGAAGCTAATAAAAAGGGTAACAAAACAAAGATTTGATTATGCCGACCCTTGCTGGTGCAGACAAGGTAAATTGTCGACGAAGGATGGCGAAAGTCTTTCGCATCTTAAATACAAAAAACAACCACCTGATAACAGGAATTAAGGTGGTGGGTAAAGGTCGGTAGAAATTGAGCAAATGTCACTTAGTTTTATATTTTCGTAAACCAAGTAAACCGTGAATTGCAGTAAGAATCAGTGCGTAAAGAAAAGACAGTTTTTCCCGGTTTTTTAACATTCGAAAATGAGCCAACATCACTTTTTTCTTGTTAGATGTTGCTGCGCCACGACGAACCCGGTACTGTGCTAAAATCTCAGAATTGGCAAAGGCAAGTTTCCCTTCCCTCAGAATATCTAACCAAAGCGCATAATCATCTCGAAGGCTTTTTAAGGAAGGATCGAAGTATTTTTTCCCAACACTTGGTACATGATAGATTGCAGTAAGTAAACCGACTCGATTGTAATGTAACAAATTAGCGTATGTGTATGATTTGGATTTCACTAAAAATGGCTCACAAAATTCAAATCCGTTTTCATCAATAATTCGATAAGAAGCAAAAGAAAAAGGCGAATGATTCTTTTCCATAAAAGGGATCATTTTTTCTAAAAAATCTGGTTCCCAAAGATCATCTGCATCTAAAAAAGCGATGTATTCTCCTGTTGCTAATTTAATACCCGTATTACGGGTATCAGCTGATCCAGAATTTTTTTCCTTTTGAATAAAACGAATTCGTGAATCTGACTTTGCAATTTTTTGAGCTAGAACTGGAGTTTGATCTTTGGAACAATCATCAACGAGTAGAAGTTCCCAGTCCTGAAAACTTTGATTTAACAAAGATTTTACAGAATCCTCTAAATAAGAAACTGCGTTATAGGCGGGCATGATAACTGAAACTTTTGGCATAATTAGAACTTAAAAACCCAGACTAATAAAACTAAAGAAAAAGAAAAGTCAGAATTACTGCGCAGATTGTTTGTTAATAAATTTTTCTGCACAATCGAGAGCTTCTTCAATGATATTGTGCATATCTAAATATCGATAGGTTGCAAGGCGCCCAAGGAATGTAACATTAGATAAACGAGTTACTTCTAACTCATATTCTTTCAATATTTTCATATCAGAATCCAGACGTTTCGGGTAATATGGGATGTCCCTCTCTTCCGTTTCCTTACTGTACTCTTCAAAATAGATGGTTTTTTCGTGTGTTTCCCATGGAGTAAAATGTTTATGTTCATGAACCCGAGTAAAAGGTACTTTTTCATCAGCATAGTTCATAACTGGATTGCCTTGGTAGTCTCCCTCAGCACGATGTTCTTTAAAATAGACCGTTCGGTAACCCAACCTCCCATGCCGAAAAGAAAAATAAGCATCAATGGGGCCTGTATAAAATATATGATCATAACCCAAAGTGGAATCAGACTCGCCAAAAAAACGTTTCCCTAACTGGATTTTTATATTTGGATGGTTAAACATATTTTGGATGACAGAAGTATAACCATCTACAGGAATTCCTTGAAATACATCGTTATAATAGTTATCATCATAATTAAATCGAACAGGTAATCTTTTTAAAATTGATGCAGGTAGATTCCGCGGTTCTGTCCCCCATTGTTTTTTGGTATAACCGTAAAAAAATGCCTTATACAATTCCTCACCAACAAACTTCTTTGCTTGGTCTTCAAACGTTTTTGGATCTTCAATCGAAGAATCACCTTTGGACTTTATCCAATTTTTTGCTTCTTCTGGACCAAATGCCTTTCCGAAAAATTGATTGATCGTATGTAAATTAATCGGCATGGAATAGACCTGACCCAAATAAACCGACTTCACCCGATTGACAAATGGTCGGAATGTTCCAAATGTATTAACATAGTTCCAAACTTTTTCATTACTGGTATGAAAGATATGCGGTCCATAACGATGCACCATCACATTGGTTTCAGTATCCCTTTCCGTATGACAATTTCCACCAATATGGTTTCTCTCATCGATCACATCGATTGTATAATTTCCAGTTTTGGCAAGTGTATTGGCAATGACGGCACCAGAAAACCCAGCACCAACAATTAATATTTTTTTCATAAAACTCGATTTGGTAATATTCTTAAAAATTGGAAGATAAGAGCCTTTAATAAAAAACGAAGTTTCACATTAATAAACGAAATTAGCTTAAGGAAACTAGAAGTAGATTCTAAACTACATTTGGAGCCTAAATACAGAACAATATGTTTCCACTGAGACTCAGTCCAAGAAATAGAAATTAATTTTTCAATAAAACGATTGGAGTACATTTTTCCTTCATGAAACACCAAACGACATTCTCTTGCGAATTCAATATCTGTATCTAAAAATTTGGCCATAATTTGTTCAAGCTCGGCAACGCCCCTACCCACATTTTTAGTCGACAGACCACCAAGTGAATAATGAACCACCGACTCCTTCAACTGGCGACCAAAATATCCTTTTTGTATAACACGAAACATAAAATCGACATCCGCTGAATATTTGTATTGAATATTAAATCCACCTAATTTCGTATAAATGGATTTTTTGCAAAGATAAGCCTGATGATTGGAAGGATTTCCAACAAAATAATCGAAATCAGTTAATGTTTTTGGTCTCCAAACTTTCAAACCAAATAACATACTGGCTGAACCACAAACATAATCGCATTTTTCATCTACGGTAGATTTTACCAATTTTTCTAATGCATATTCATCTAAAAAATAATCGTCTGCATTGAGAAAAAGAATCCATTCACCCTTGGCCAAAGGAAGAGTTCGGTTCATCGCATCATAAACACCAGAATCACTTCCTGAGTAAAAACTAATCTGGCTTTTAACCGCTTCTAGTCGTTCCACAGTTCGATCTGTACTCAATCCATCCCAAACGAGAACTTCAAAATTAACGTTTTTTTGGGACAAAGCAGAATGGATGGTTCTTAAAATCGTATCTTCCGCATTACGAACTACGGTGATGATTGTCACTAAAGGTTTTTTAGATATCATAGACCTTCACTTAACATTTGGTATATGCGAATATGTTCATCAGCACATTGATCCCAAGAAAATTTCTTCACTTGTTTGTATCCTTTTTGAACCAATTCATTACGAGTTTTTCCAGAATCTATAAGTTCCAACAATTTGGATTCTAAATCAAATATGTCCTGAGGATCAAAGAAAGCGGCTGCATCTCCTGTAACCTCATGGAATACATCAATCCCACTGCAAAGAACAGGGCAACCCACAGACATTGCCTCTAGTAATGGGATTCCAAATCCTTCATACAAAGAAGGATAAACAAATAACTTTGCATTTTCATAAAAATTTGCTAGTGAAGATTCGGAAGTAAAAGAAACTTGGTGAACCCATTCATTTAGTTTATATTTTTGTATCCATTTTTTTTCAGAAGAAGAAAACTTACCTCCACCAGCACAAACCAAATGAATTTTTCTAGACTTGGATAACTGATAAAATGCATCCAAAAGTAATTTAAAATTTTTATAATCGGCACGGTTCCCAACAAACAATATATAGTCCTCAAATGGAAGAGACCTGGACGTTCTTTGTTCCCGAGAAAGATCTCCTGCTAAATAAACCACAGAAACTTTTTTTTCTGGAATATTTTGATATAACTTCAATAAGTCTTTTTTAGTGGTTTCTGAAATACATATGATATGTGCTGCTGCCTCACATAAATCCTTTCTATTTTTAAGTATAAAATTCGAAGACCCATAGTATTCAGGAAAAAGTTCATGTACACAATCATAAACAGTAATTACCATCTTCGTTCGACTGGCTTCTAAACTAGGCAAATAATAACTCTGAAAGTATGTCGGATGAAATACAGAATACTTATTGTTTACTAAAGATTCATTCACATTCGAATTTAGATTTTCAATTTGATTCCGAAGACTTCGTTTCAAAATTCCACTTTCTCTTTTAGTAAAAAATTCGGGAATCGGCTGGCGAAAAAAAACAAATACAAAACAAATCCACCGATAGATTGTAAAAATGGAGAAAAAGCCAGGCAAATTTACCTGGTTTCTGGAAATAGGATCTCTTAAAATTCCCTTTGCATAATCTTCTACAGAAACAGAAGTATCAAAATTGATATTAAGTTCCTTCAATCTGCGTATTGTTTCTAAAAAAATTTTAGAAATTCCGCCAAATCTATTTTGGAAAAAAATTTGATGATCAAACAATACTTTCATTAAACTTTTGATACGCTGTTTTAGTTAAACTTGCAGTATGTTTCCAAGAAAATGTTTTGGACCGACTAAGCGCTTTTAAAGATAATGCTTTCCTAAGTTCACTATCGCCAAGCATTTTCTCCATGTTTGTCACTATCGAATTCAGATTATATGGATCTGTATACAGCCCAGCATCACCTACTACTTCTGGTAAGGACGATACATTAGAAACAAGGATAGGTAAACCGCACTGCATTGCTTCAAGCGGCGGCAACCCAAAACCTTCATAAAAGGAAAGGTAAACGAAAAATTTTGCTCCAGAATAAATGAATGATAATTTTTCATCCGGAACAAATCCGAGAAAAACAACTTTCTCTTGAAATGAATTGGGAAACTCCTTAGAAATTTCCTCCAAATTCTCACCCCAACCTTTTCCACCTAACAAAACTAATTTTAAATTTGGATTTGTCTTTAGACTAGGTAAACTTAAAAAAGCCCGTATAATTGATTTTAAATTCTTTCTAGGTTCCAAAGTTGCCACACTCAGAACGTAATCACCATCACTTAAATTATACTGCTTTAATTCTTTCACCAAAAGATCCCGAGATTCAATTTGGTAAAAAAAATGAGAAGCAGCAAGAGGAGTAACAGTAATCTGCTTATCACTCAAACCCAAATCAGATTCCAAAAGATCAACTTTACTATGTTCTGAAATTGTAATGATATTTGTATCCCGGGTTAAATCCCGAATCAATTTCCAAACAACATCATCTTTATTTCCGATAAAGAATTCAGGATATTTAATAGAAATTAAATCATAGATGGTTATGACTTTCGAAATTTTTGAATTCTGAATGTATTTGGGAATTGGAAGAAAGGTGCTATGGAAAACAAACTGATTGGAAAGAAAATCATTAGGAATTGGATAAAGATAACTAGATAGACCAAACAACAGAAGAAAAGGATAGCTAAAAAGTTTGTAGAAAAGAAGCAGGATTGATGAAAGTTTTGGAAATTTTTTTAGATCCAACTGTTTGTAAATCAAAAGATAAATTTGGAACAATTTATCTTTTGATTTGTTGGACGAATCAGGAATCAGAAGTTGATTTTTGGGTAAGTTTATGTTTTGATTTTTTAAATAAACTTTGAGATCCGTAATATTTCCGTGAATCGAAGTTAGGTATAAGTCAATCTCCGGATCGTTTATAAACTGGAATAACAAATTCTCAATAACGCGAAAAATTCCAGTTTTGGCCTTATTGCTACGCACAGACCAAGCAAGAACGGATACATCAAAGATAAGCTTCAAATTCTAAAAACTCTTTTTGGTTTGAAGGAATGTCTAATTCACTAAAAAGGTATTCCATTTCTACAAGATCTGTTATAACAAAACTTTTTTTTACATGTTCATTAAAACAAATTATTTTTTTGATTTTACCCTGCTCTAACGAAAAAATCTGAATCATTCTTTCGCCATAAGGCAACCATACATATTTTTTTATATAACTTAACTGATCACTCATATTTAACGATACACAATTCCAAGTAAAAAACTATAAAACCTAATTAGTATTTTAAAAACAACATTACCTCGAATTGTAGGAAATCGGTCCGCTAACCGATAATTTGCGTAATGAAATAACCAGTGTTTGGATGTTTTTCCAACCACCCTCTTCTGCATTTGAATGATCTCACTATGTACTTTTAAGTTTTGGCTGGTTTTTGTATTTTCATGAATTCTTGTACATGCCAAAACTTCAGGCAAAAAATAGAATGAATTATTTTTGGCGATTCGTAACCAATATTCGTAGTCCATACAGAATCCAAGAGATTCATTCAAAAAACCAACAGAAGACAAAACTTCTTTTTTTAAAAAAACTGTAGGTTGGCAAATGATACAATAATCTATCAAACGTTCCAAGGAAAATGGTTCAATAGGGTAAACTTCTATGAGTTTGTCTTCTTTATCAATGTGCAATCCAATTCCAAATAGGCCAATTTCCTCTCTTTCACTCAAAGACTTGTATGCTTTACTCAGTGCGTTCGGAAGATAAATATCATCAGAATTTAACCAAGCGATGACAGAGCCAACTGCAAGTTTCCACCCTTTGTTTATGGCATGTGTTTGCCCATTGTCCTTTTCGGATACCCAACGATAGCTGATGCCAAGACAGTTTGTATTTTGATTACCATGATTTTTTACCGTTCGAAACGATAGCTCACCATACCTGCCACTCAATTCACCTGCTTGAATCAAATTTGCATATTTTTGTATGATACTAACCGAGTTATCTTTCGATCCCCCGTCCATCACGACTAAGTCAATATAAAATGTTCCAAACTGTGTTACTATAGAATTTAGTGTCCGCTCAATAAACTCACCTTGGTTATAAGAAGGAGTGACAATGGAGATGATTTTAGATGCTTCAATTTCTTTCATACGATTTTAGTTTCAATCAAAAGGATAAAATTGTGGTTTATGCCAATCCCAGATTCTTTCAGGGGTATCATTAATATCACCACCTCTGATATTCCACAATTGGGTATTCTTTGAGACAGCCGCAGAGAATTGTACCAAAAACGATATAATTATTAGAAACAAGAAACTTACTTTAAATATGTAAGAATGGTTAAATCTCTTAATAGTGAAACATAGCAGTAGTCCAAAAAAAGGCACAACATCTGTCATAAATCTAGGACCGACAGAATGACCTGCCCACCAATGTGGAAATGTTGAAATCACAAATATATGCGAACAAATAATGGAGACCGCAAGAAAAATCAACGAATCATTTCGCCGTTTAACAAAAAAAAATGCAAGGAAGGCAAACAAAAGAAAGGGAGACCAAATAAAAAATCCTCTATTGGGACTAAAAAGATTTCCAATGACTGCAGTTTTCAAAAGGTTAAAATTTACAGACAATCTAGCAGTACGATAGTAAGGATGCACAAAGTCACCAAAAACCCAATAATTGAACAAGAAAAATGATGCCATGGCAAGAATAACAGCTAAACCGTAATTTAATCTCTCTTTTCGAAAATTAAATAATACGAATAAAGAAATCAAAAAAAGAGAAATTATATTTGTTGGTCGCACTGCATAGGCAAAAACCAAAACAATTCCCAACAGTGGAAGAATACGTTTATTCCTACGTAAAGAATAAACCAACAAAAATAAAGAAAGCGATATTAAAAGTATACTTCCTGAATGTTGCCACAAAGCACGACTTGCAGATGTAAACAAAGGAGTGCATAACCCCATTGATATAGTTAGAAGCGCTGCCCAGCGACGGGAAACGAAAAAGCAAAACAAAATATACAAGAAATAAAGTGCAACTATAACCAAAACGGATGCACAAAGTAATTCAATATGCTTATGATAGCGAAAAAATAAAAATTCACTTAAAAATGGCTTAATAGCGCCAATGATAGGAAGCACTAAAAAAGTAATACCATAAGGAAAGTAATTATAATAATGCCCATTAATTTTAATCGCAGCATATGAGTCTTTCAAACCATAAGTGATAAATTCATCTAAATTTACATTAAATTCAGTCAAAATACTCAAGCAGGTCGGAATTATCCAAAACGAATCATGCGTACCCATAGGTCTCGTTAGCATAAAAAGTAAAAATACGAGCCCAAGACCAAATATAACCCAAATATGTTTTTTAAATTTTTTTAACATGAGAACCGACTAAATGCAAGATGCAACACAAATCCAAAGTATATAGATAACTCATATTCTACAAGTGACCAAACACTCTTTTATCATAATTGCCTATATGTCTTTCCAACAAAATAAACAAAACAATATCGGGCTTAGAGTTAAATAATTCGCCATAATTGATTGATTTCTCGTTTTGAACAAAATTCCATGTATCCACTTCGTTAAACTGAAAGCGAAAAAATTCTACCATAGGATAAAAATAAGAATCATGAATCACTAAAATCTTTAATTTTTTTTGTCTTTTTTCTAAAATCTGCTTCGGCAAGAAAATATACTCATCATCAAGAAAAAATTTGGAAAGTGATAAATATTCGGCAATGTCTCGACCAGACGATCTCATATGAACCAAGTTAAAATCTTCTTCTGAGAGAAGGTCCACCTTTCGATCATTGCCATTCATCTTGGAAAATAATTTTTGTGCGGCAATGAATGCTGCCACAGAATTCCAATGGGTATCTGTTTTATAATAAACATCATCCTTGTGTTTTCTAGAA
Protein-coding regions in this window:
- a CDS encoding glycosyltransferase family 2 protein; translation: MEKPVVTIVIPCLNERKTLPFVLEKCKSVKEELKDKLELEILVSDNGSDDGSQEFAKSLGARVESCPVKGYGAALDSGIRNAKGEIIVFADADDTYDFLESPKLILKLISSGADMVIGSRLDGTIHKGAMPLLHRYLGTPVINWIINRLYAKEFKIRDSNSGFRCFKKSSYLSWDVRSKGMEFASEMLIKALRQGAKMEHEPVSLYPDKPGRTPHLKTWRDGMRHLLRILFYAPYFFQKTGFIVLLLAFSQLVCGLFIGGIWEFYGFRIYGIHSLVLLSFAAIIGISIWNIGLQIATKQSMVEGVYSRILNWSEDRLFFVLVSGFALVAAMFIYLLWKWSAGKFQFLNFERELIVISTSGLVVFLFGINALAAHILKRD
- a CDS encoding LA_3751/LA_3752 family putative glycosyltransferase, producing the protein MRIRLQVSILFIVFFLLAMIPVYYKYRWNQPNVAIGSDPQIKYYQTFAFYKEGFSQYSLQCFFPAGTKGFLPESIPLGYPWAFFTSNNTCFFQYPILMPVLHAILAKVTSFSFVTYFPICFFLMNVVFLFLLFKNLGLSVSQSGCATLFIHFFTPVFLSSLDYSELTLTNALLILSLLFYRRCFAADNFSLYFFVFLSGVCLSLNFQLRPESTLALLILFFINFIKNIKSGKNFRILFSIGVVSFLSTLAFSYWNMSIYGHIMGMRGWNTLQDTAILKLSGYLNNWVADLWGSEYKIGLFKAYPFAFLFVSPFVFYYFLKSKSEKLNEYLIAGYFFILLLPFISPYRAGVDILGLRYYESGVYLISIGFFLWIFKNYNAEKSFLNSKIASLTFVFLGLTVLYFSYKSNLRAIKHWSGAAKISQEYSNAISQINPDLIVHRGLSTSYLMGITYLEYPQITIYSQKDWEQVEQIVLESRFKRILYLYWQDNKLVNYEFPQEIWEKKFNINFDLRLNSNWNRERRKITHFDSLILQRK
- a CDS encoding glycosyltransferase family 2 protein; the encoded protein is MALPKAKKKATGTPKLLISLIIPIYNEASHLEEFLARIDKLILPSEKELVFVDDCSKDHSFSILENFSFQTRHVKILQQTENQGKGAALRRGIHEASGDIILVQDADFEYDMDEIAMLVNPILINKADVVFGSRFKKDGRQVHRTFHYLVNRFLTILSNFLSGLYLTDMETCYKVFRSDIIQNINLESNRFGFEPEITAKLARLKIRVQEFPISYYPRNYLEGKKITWKDGIAALRHIFYFNLFASKINFFKKTMPEAYIPKSANWL
- a CDS encoding class I SAM-dependent methyltransferase gives rise to the protein MWKRLFSLFEGRHYRYLLVGVLVFWINAWMARWIFTYIFFSEGFWQKNLGNLFALELALLFSYPLHKFITWLEGWEDFFPKLIQFHIVSFWSILIRIIIFAIMIFVGFGWLSSSFVSIGFVILINFVTYDQFVFLRKQDSFVSNDFSYSLEGEGIETLETIEEAETYNRWITSKILDYLGQRNLEIGAGTGTIASIVSENFPVEVYDLSKENYSILKKRFKSNLNIQKVGQNIFSVKNWNQYDCIYSSNVMEHIPDDTAVLNHSLKLLKKGGFFVSVVPALPILYSSFDKKIGHFRRYSRKDIKRWENSLEKGFRVKWLEKSYFNPIGAIGWLVKMKLLNQKAIKKQDALIMNSLIPFIAWLDYLPLPFGQSMILVLKKI
- a CDS encoding glycosyltransferase family 2 protein; protein product: MPKVSVIMPAYNAVSYLEDSVKSLLNQSFQDWELLLVDDCSKDQTPVLAQKIAKSDSRIRFIQKEKNSGSADTRNTGIKLATGEYIAFLDADDLWEPDFLEKMIPFMEKNHSPFSFASYRIIDENGFEFCEPFLVKSKSYTYANLLHYNRVGLLTAIYHVPSVGKKYFDPSLKSLRDDYALWLDILREGKLAFANSEILAQYRVRRGAATSNKKKVMLAHFRMLKNREKLSFLYALILTAIHGLLGLRKYKTK